Sequence from the Methanosarcina siciliae T4/M genome:
CAGATGAATGTGACCAGGAATGATGTCATTCCAGGAATTGACAACCGCAATGAACGGCTTTTTCATTTCCGAATCCGTAACCCCGGTTGCTTTCAGGAGGGAACGATTGGCAGCACGTTCAGGCCCCTCTTTGATAATTGTGCTTCTCATTGTAAGTCTCCTTATTAGAGTCTCCTTATTATCTTGATATTGGAAATTATAGTGGAATTAGTTCTAATGTATAAATGGAAAAAACTTCATAGTATAAACAGGTTGGGGAAGAAAAAGCTGTAAAAAACTCCAAAGAAAAATACCGGGAATCCAAATACGAAGACCCAGGATAAAAAAGTTTTGAGGAAAGGCTGCTGGAAAGATTGTCGGATTAAAATGGATGAAAAATACTGATCAAAAATACTGATGAAAGGTAGCCGAAAAAGGAAAGGTCAAAAAACATTTTTCAATGTGTTCTTCGGAAAGAATGCTCTCCTACATGTGGTATGAAAGAGTAATTCCCGGAAAAAAATATCCGTTAAAGCTACTAATATTGGTGCATAATATCACAAAAAGGTGATTTAATATAATAATATACAAATATTTATATAGCCATTCAAGGGTTTTGAAGTTAGCATAGTGAACGGACCTGCCCGACCTAAATCTACAAGATCACACCCAAGAAAAACACCACACAAAATTTAACCACAACAGGGCAGCTCCCGTTCACAGGATCTTTTTTCACCTTTACAGCTTTTCTACCTGCATAGCCTTTTATCATCTTTATAGATTCTTTTCTCCTCTCAAACCAAAGTTATATTTCGGAACAGAGTAGAATCTTTTCATGTACTTCTGGAATCCTGAGCTTTATGCGTTCAATTCTTCAGCCCAGAAAAGCCGGGGGTTCGAACTCCTCATAAAACTCCCTCTCAAAGGCAACTAAAGGGTGCTTGATGTAGGTTGCAGAGACGGAAAACTCAGTGCCGAAATCGTAACGAGACTGCCTGAAGGTTCAAACCGTCCTGAAAGGTTTTTTTGAAAAGCCTGAGGCCCGGAGGAAAGCTACTTGCTCAGTTTGGGGGAAAGGGGGACTCTCTGGCTGGTTTGCCGCAACCTGGCACCTATTTACACAGAGGGTGCCCGAGAATTTGAAAGAGGAATTCATAGATGAGCTTGTATCCAATTTTATCAAGCTTCATCCTTTGGATAGTGAGGGATATGTCCACGTCCAGATGGTAAGGTTGGAGATAGAGGCAGAGATTGAAAAATAGAAATAAAATAAGGTATTGTTAATTAAATATAGATAACTCTTTCTTTCTGTATTTCATCAATAGAAGAACAGAGTACTTTAGCATTTCAAGACACTTAGTATAACACTTTGTCTTTCGTCTCAACCTTGCCAGAAAGTGCCTTAATATACCGTTATATCCTTCAACTGTATACGTTTCTGCTTTGGATTGAGTATGAATGGTTTCAGGAATAAACTCTGCATATGCCTTCCAGTGATCAGTCATCACTTCTCCAATCTCTTTCTTCTTTAATTTTTCCCAGAGTAGTTGTCCAGTTTTCGTTCTGGAATTTTTGCATCTTGGGTAGTTCATGCAGAAATATAAGTTTTCATAATATATAACTATAATTAACTACCAATACCGGTAAAAACAATTTAAAGAAACCATATAACCGTAATCGAAAATCAAATTGCGGACGGCCACCCTACCTTAAAAGGTAGGGTATGCTTCGGGCCGTCCGCCTATTTCTGGGGAAGTTAGAAATCGGTTAGTTTCAATTGTCCAGATTTCTTTATTCTATTAGATCTAATCTCTTTTTTTGGTTTTCCTTGGGATTCGTTAATATAATGCCTGATTGTGTCAGCAGTTACATTCCCAATTGATCTATAGAACTTGCCACTTGACCAGAAACTTCCACCCCAGTATTTTTCCCTTAATTCAGGATGAAGCTTAAATAATCTGTAAGAATTTCCTCCTTTTAGGTGTTGAATTACCTTGGATAGTGAGATGCTTGGATGGAATTCCACACACAAGTGCACATGATCTTCTACTACTTCCATGGCATGTATTCTATAGCCTTTCTCAGTAAAAATATTTTTGAGGATTGATTCGTAATCCTTTTTAACTTTCTTGTTGTAGAATATTTTGAATCTGTAGGCTATGGTGTCAAAAAACATTATATTGAAAAAAGTGACGATTTTAGATTTTTAAGGTGTATATCGAAAAACCTGCGAGGGTTCACTTCATCCCAGACTTGAAAGTCTGGGCATTCGTGACCCTCTGCGCTCCCATAGCAGTAAAGAAAGGACGGGAAAGGAAATCGGCAAGAGGGCTGAGGTCAACAAAAGCTAAGGTTAACAAAACTGAGGTAAAAAAACTAAGGTCAACAAAATTGAGGTAAAAAAGTTAAAATAAAAGATCTCGGGTACGAGCGATAGAAATAAGAATAGCATAAATAAGTAAACTGATAGGAAGAAATAGTTTCAGATCAAAGGAATCGCAGTAAGGCTCCCTCAAAACCTTACCGAGATCCTTTTATGGAGGTTTTTATGTTTTTTGGACTATTTTTTCCACTCTAGCCTTTTCAGACTTTAGCCATTTTTTTGGTTTTTTAGCCATTTTTTGGTTTCTTAGCCATTTTTTTGGGTTTTTAGCCATTTTTTGGTTTTTTAGCCATTTTTTGGTTTTTTAGCCATTTTTTGGTTTTTTAGCCATTTTTTGGTTTTCTAGCCATTTTTTGGTTTTCTAGCCATTTTTTAGTTTTTTAGCCATTTTATGTATTCCGTATTCGCGTGTGTTCACGGTATTATATACTTCCTGAAACCCGCTTTAGATTCATTTTTGGTCG
This genomic interval carries:
- the tnpA gene encoding IS200/IS605 family transposase, whose protein sequence is MFFDTIAYRFKIFYNKKVKKDYESILKNIFTEKGYRIHAMEVVEDHVHLCVEFHPSISLSKVIQHLKGGNSYRLFKLHPELREKYWGGSFWSSGKFYRSIGNVTADTIRHYINESQGKPKKEIRSNRIKKSGQLKLTDF